The Pieris rapae chromosome 16, ilPieRapa1.1, whole genome shotgun sequence genome includes a region encoding these proteins:
- the LOC110998397 gene encoding elongation of very long chain fatty acids protein 7, with product MTTSNSTITNVYDRLFVELADPRTNDWFLIKSPIPGLTILGLYLYFTLKWGPRYMADKKPFQLQKTLVVYNFLQVIVSIFLFYEGLDAGWLRTYSWKCQPVDFSPSPEAMRVARGVYIYFLAKMTELLDTVFFVIRKKERQITFLHLYHHTVMPMISWGATKYYPGGHGTLIGVINSFVHIIMYTYYMMAALGPKYQKYLFWKKYITTMQMLQFCITFIHSSQLLFYECGYPRWSVVFTLPNSIFFYYLFYDFYYKAYGKPVKKANITNGSVNESKTNGISMTNGYKNGGIPNGSPNGIDKKIE from the exons ATGACAACGTCAAACAGTACAATAACGAATGTCTACGACCGCCTCTTCGTAGAATTAGCCG ATCCCAGAACAAACGATTGGTTCTTAATAAAGAGCCCCATACCAGGCCTGACGATATTAGGATTATATCTTTACTTCACACTAAAATGGGGTCCCAGGTACATGGCCGACAAGAAACCCTTCCAACTCCAGAAGACCCTGGtggtttataactttttacaagTTATTGTCAGCATTTTCTTGTTTTATGAG GGTCTCGACGCAGGATGGTTAAGAACTTACAGTTGGAAATGTCAACCAGTTGATTTCTCACCATCACCGGAAGCTATGCGg gTAGCAAGAGGCGTCTACATTTATTTCCTAGCTAAAATGACTGAACTTCTCGACACGGTATTCTTTGTTATACGAAAAAAGGAGAGACAAATCACATTCCTCCATTTATACCATCACACAGTCATGCCCATGATATCATGGGGAGCTACGAAATATTATCCCGGGGGCCATGGAACATTGATCGGAGTTATCAACTCCTtcgtacatattattatgtacacaTACTATATGATGGCTGCACTGGGTCCGAAATACCAGAAATATCTGTTCTGGAAGAAATATATTACGACGATGCAAATG CTTCAATTCTGCATCACGTTCATTCACTCCTCACAACTTCTGTTCTACGAGTGCGGATATCCACGCTGGTCGGTCGTCTTCACGCTTCCAAACTCCATATTTTTCTACTATCTCTTCTACGACTTCTACTACAAAGCATACGGAAAACCAGTGAAGAAGGCCAACATCACAAATGGTTCAGTGAATGAGAGCAAAACAAACGGAATATCGATGACCAATGGGTACAAAAATGGCGGTATACCAAATGGTTCACCCAACggaatagataaaaaaatcgaataa
- the LOC110998386 gene encoding LMBR1 domain-containing protein 2 homolog isoform X1 produces MYYTIFIIEIISALILAATLLYRYGDCYRNHIIVTVSVLTAWYFSFLIMFILPLDISWTVYRTHQCLNTSTPLDATPLSNSTTAAPASQCPISWPDKVFPNLWRVVYWTSQCLTWLIMPMMQSYSKAGDFTVKGKLKSALVDNAIYYGSYLFICGILLIYLAFTSGVTLDGSKIKAIASSASNTWGLFLLILLLGYALVEVPRNLWNNSKKNYTLTYCYFKIAKLSTDKFEAEETIEDILESLNCVTAAVGSGHPLYRHVETIVQKLPVQLRDKLGSRAPPERTPPPSLKSLINLHKKTIKALHVLQRTETQYSIMLERTYHLEDVAANCRSPDHRFQHTFQMSRPKVQRIFYPPLVEWYWECFLKQYFLKAMAVVTGILSIMVVWSEVTFFNKEPVLSIFANIVSAAGKNFNYIAIVTISTLIICYIFYCAYSTVLKIRVLNLYYLAPHHQTNEYSLIFSGMMVCRLTPAMCLNFLGLIHLDSHIITQRIMETYYTQIMGHMDVLRIIAEGFNIYFPMLVILLCLATYFSLGSRLLSLCGFQQFVGDDDLTTDLVDEGRELVKREKRRRQRVEESVTRRRDYSERFTAYRPRDTDGARTGLLHDIGSDHYASPERTDIHSYQRAELPYNRQDDIDRRFGESTLPTVRTEERRRDRLTIPPKGLFDDV; encoded by the exons ATgtattacacaatatttatcaTAGAAATTATTTCTGCGCTGATCCTAGCAGCAACGTTGCTATACAGATATGGAGACTGCTACAGGAATCACATAATTGTTACTGTGTCTGTGCTGACAGCATGGTATTTCTCATTTTTGATCATGTTTATTTTGCCATTGGACATATCCTGG ACTGTGTATAGAACTCATCAATGTTTAAATACATCTACTCCGCTGGATGCAACCCCTTTGAGTAACTCAACCACTGCAGCACCTGCATCTCAATGCCCAATATCCTGGCCAGATAAAGTTTTTCCAAATTTGTGGAGAGTAGTGTACTGGACATCACAATGCTTGACttg GTTAATAATGCCCATGATGCAGTCATATAGTAAGGCAGGTGATTTCACTGTCAAAGGCAAACTAAAGTCTGCTTTAGTTGATAATGCAATATACTATGGgtcttatttgtttatatgtggTATACTACTCATTTATCTGGCATTTACATCTGGAGTTACACTGGATGGGTCTAAAATTAAGGCAATTGCATCATCTGCTAGTAATACATGGGGATTATTCCTATTGATCTTGCTGCTTGGTTATGCACTAGTGGAAGTGCCAAGAAACTTATGGAATAactcaaagaaaaattatacattgacATACTGCTATTTCAAGATTGCAAAATTGAGTACTGATAAGTTTGAGGCTGAAGAAACTATTGAGGACATTTTAGAg AGTTTAAATTGTGTGACAGCAGCCGTTGGTTCAGGACACCCTTTGTACCGTCATGTTGAAACAATCGTCCAAAAGCTGCCAGTACAACTTAGAGATAAACTGGGTTCTAGGGCGCCGCCTGAAAGGACACCACCGCCATctttaaaaagccttataaatttacataaaaag ACTATAAAGGCCCTGCATGTACTCCAGCGCACTGAAACCCAATACAGCATAATGCTGGAGAGAACCTACCATTTGGAAGACGTAGCTGCCAACTGCAGGTCACCAGACCATCGGTTCCAGCATACTTTTCAGATGTCCCGACCAAAGGTTCAAAGGATCTTCTATCCACCGTTAGTTG aATGGTACTGGGAGTGCTTTCTGAAGCAATACTTCTTGAAAGCAATGGCTGTGGTAACGGGAATATTGTCAATAATGGTGGTGTGGTCAGAAGTGACGTTCTTCAATAAGGAACCAGTTCTTTCCATCTTCGCCAACATCGTATCTGCGGCTGGAAAGAATTTCAACTATATCGCTATTGTG ACAATATCAACCCTAATTATATGCTACATATTCTACTGTGCCTACTCCACGGTACTAAAGATCCGGGTTCTGAACCTGTACTACTTGGCTCCTCACCACCAGACCAATGAGTACAGTCTGATATTCTCCGGAATGATGGTGTGTCGGCTCACACCAGCTATGTGTCTTAACTTCCTTGGACTAATTCATCTCGACTCGCATATTATTACTCAGAGGATTATGGAGACTTATTATACACAG ataATGGGTCACATGGACGTCCTACGTATTATAGCTGAGggattcaatatttatttcccgATGTTAGTAATATTGCTATGCCTGGCTACGTATTTCTCTCTGGGTAGCAGATTACTTTCGCTATGTGGATTCCAGCAGTTTGTTGGAGATGATGATCTTACTACGGACTTGGTGGATGAAGGACGGGAGCTTGTTAAGAGAG agAAACGTCGCCGGCAACGCGTTGAAGAATCTGTGACACGTAGAAGGGACTACAGTGAACGATTCACCGCTTACAGACCGAGGGATACGGATGGAG CCCGCACCGGGCTTCTTCACGATATTGGTTCGGACCACTACGCCTCACCAGAACGGACAGACATACATTCATACCAACGCGCAGAGTTGCCATACAACCGCCAAGATGACATTGACAGACGCTTCGGCGAAAGTACTCTGCCAACTGTCAGAACTGAAGAGAGAAGGCGGGACAGATTAACTATTCCTCCCAAAGGATTGTTTGACGACGTGTAA
- the LOC110998386 gene encoding LMBR1 domain-containing protein 2 homolog isoform X2 has protein sequence MYYTIFIIEIISALILAATLLYRYGDCYRNHIIVTVSVLTAWYFSFLIMFILPLDISWTVYRTHQCLNTSTPLDATPLSNSTTAAPASQCPISWPDKVFPNLWRVVYWTSQCLTWLIMPMMQSYSKAGDFTVKGKLKSALVDNAIYYGSYLFICGILLIYLAFTSGVTLDGSKIKAIASSASNTWGLFLLILLLGYALVEVPRNLWNNSKKNYTLTYCYFKIAKLSTDKFEAEETIEDILESLNCVTAAVGSGHPLYRHVETIVQKLPVQLRDKLGSRAPPERTPPPSLKSLINLHKKTIKALHVLQRTETQYSIMLERTYHLEDVAANCRSPDHRFQHTFQMSRPKVQRIFYPPLVEWYWECFLKQYFLKAMAVVTGILSIMVVWSEVTFFNKEPVLSIFANIVSAAGKNFNYIAIVTISTLIICYIFYCAYSTVLKIRVLNLYYLAPHHQTNEYSLIFSGMMVCRLTPAMCLNFLGLIHLDSHIITQRIMETYYTQIMGHMDVLRIIAEGFNIYFPMLVILLCLATYFSLGSRLLSLCGFQQFVGDDDLTTDLVDEGRELVKREKRRRQRVEESVTRRRDYSERFTAYRPRDTDGERTDIHSYQRAELPYNRQDDIDRRFGESTLPTVRTEERRRDRLTIPPKGLFDDV, from the exons ATgtattacacaatatttatcaTAGAAATTATTTCTGCGCTGATCCTAGCAGCAACGTTGCTATACAGATATGGAGACTGCTACAGGAATCACATAATTGTTACTGTGTCTGTGCTGACAGCATGGTATTTCTCATTTTTGATCATGTTTATTTTGCCATTGGACATATCCTGG ACTGTGTATAGAACTCATCAATGTTTAAATACATCTACTCCGCTGGATGCAACCCCTTTGAGTAACTCAACCACTGCAGCACCTGCATCTCAATGCCCAATATCCTGGCCAGATAAAGTTTTTCCAAATTTGTGGAGAGTAGTGTACTGGACATCACAATGCTTGACttg GTTAATAATGCCCATGATGCAGTCATATAGTAAGGCAGGTGATTTCACTGTCAAAGGCAAACTAAAGTCTGCTTTAGTTGATAATGCAATATACTATGGgtcttatttgtttatatgtggTATACTACTCATTTATCTGGCATTTACATCTGGAGTTACACTGGATGGGTCTAAAATTAAGGCAATTGCATCATCTGCTAGTAATACATGGGGATTATTCCTATTGATCTTGCTGCTTGGTTATGCACTAGTGGAAGTGCCAAGAAACTTATGGAATAactcaaagaaaaattatacattgacATACTGCTATTTCAAGATTGCAAAATTGAGTACTGATAAGTTTGAGGCTGAAGAAACTATTGAGGACATTTTAGAg AGTTTAAATTGTGTGACAGCAGCCGTTGGTTCAGGACACCCTTTGTACCGTCATGTTGAAACAATCGTCCAAAAGCTGCCAGTACAACTTAGAGATAAACTGGGTTCTAGGGCGCCGCCTGAAAGGACACCACCGCCATctttaaaaagccttataaatttacataaaaag ACTATAAAGGCCCTGCATGTACTCCAGCGCACTGAAACCCAATACAGCATAATGCTGGAGAGAACCTACCATTTGGAAGACGTAGCTGCCAACTGCAGGTCACCAGACCATCGGTTCCAGCATACTTTTCAGATGTCCCGACCAAAGGTTCAAAGGATCTTCTATCCACCGTTAGTTG aATGGTACTGGGAGTGCTTTCTGAAGCAATACTTCTTGAAAGCAATGGCTGTGGTAACGGGAATATTGTCAATAATGGTGGTGTGGTCAGAAGTGACGTTCTTCAATAAGGAACCAGTTCTTTCCATCTTCGCCAACATCGTATCTGCGGCTGGAAAGAATTTCAACTATATCGCTATTGTG ACAATATCAACCCTAATTATATGCTACATATTCTACTGTGCCTACTCCACGGTACTAAAGATCCGGGTTCTGAACCTGTACTACTTGGCTCCTCACCACCAGACCAATGAGTACAGTCTGATATTCTCCGGAATGATGGTGTGTCGGCTCACACCAGCTATGTGTCTTAACTTCCTTGGACTAATTCATCTCGACTCGCATATTATTACTCAGAGGATTATGGAGACTTATTATACACAG ataATGGGTCACATGGACGTCCTACGTATTATAGCTGAGggattcaatatttatttcccgATGTTAGTAATATTGCTATGCCTGGCTACGTATTTCTCTCTGGGTAGCAGATTACTTTCGCTATGTGGATTCCAGCAGTTTGTTGGAGATGATGATCTTACTACGGACTTGGTGGATGAAGGACGGGAGCTTGTTAAGAGAG agAAACGTCGCCGGCAACGCGTTGAAGAATCTGTGACACGTAGAAGGGACTACAGTGAACGATTCACCGCTTACAGACCGAGGGATACGGATGGAG AACGGACAGACATACATTCATACCAACGCGCAGAGTTGCCATACAACCGCCAAGATGACATTGACAGACGCTTCGGCGAAAGTACTCTGCCAACTGTCAGAACTGAAGAGAGAAGGCGGGACAGATTAACTATTCCTCCCAAAGGATTGTTTGACGACGTGTAA